The Rhodocytophaga rosea genome has a segment encoding these proteins:
- a CDS encoding SRPBCC family protein encodes MSDNKVSLHRVIKASPDKVYRAFTQAPAIASWLPPYGFLCTVHEMNVEGGGSYKMSFHNFTTGNSHSFGGKYVEIKPNEFLKYTDQFDDPKLPGIMTTSIWLQKTSVGTELKVLQEGIPAAIPAEMCYLGWQESLEKLIKLVEPHIPDA; translated from the coding sequence ATGTCAGACAACAAAGTATCCTTGCACAGAGTCATTAAGGCCTCCCCTGACAAGGTATATCGTGCCTTTACCCAAGCCCCGGCCATTGCTTCATGGCTGCCGCCCTATGGTTTTCTCTGTACGGTACACGAGATGAATGTAGAGGGAGGTGGCAGTTATAAAATGTCGTTTCACAATTTTACAACCGGCAACAGCCACTCCTTTGGTGGAAAATATGTAGAGATCAAGCCTAATGAATTTTTGAAGTACACTGATCAATTTGACGATCCCAAACTGCCGGGAATAATGACTACTTCTATATGGCTACAAAAAACATCTGTAGGTACAGAATTAAAAGTACTGCAGGAAGGAATACCGGCTGCCATACCTGCCGAAATGTGTTATCTGGGCTGGCAAGAATCGCTTGAAAAGTTGATTAAACTAGTTGAGCCACACATACCGGATGCTTAA